A genomic region of Cannabis sativa cultivar Pink pepper isolate KNU-18-1 chromosome 1, ASM2916894v1, whole genome shotgun sequence contains the following coding sequences:
- the LOC133033710 gene encoding SNF2 domain-containing protein CLASSY 1-like, protein MVSKKHLYGSHHPYNDQPFEALCCGSWKTLKSIRISNGTMRLNFMDHGCTLQEKGPFTNLRIKSRQATLSDCTCFLRPGVDICVLSTLHSQHTQNLDDEGQDPVWIDARISSIERKPHESGCSCKFYINFYTNQGSLGSMTETLNKEINLVEIDKIFILQKLGQNFCEDQYYRWDFSEDCSTRQKTKMLLGKILFDLSWLLVTSSVKNLSFDVRSVQNKIVYQILGAVEESSSSSSHSTLHAANFKVDNGISVPIVVQFAEHDSIREEPTPILDKVEAEPSPFSDSMGLRRSKRRNVQPERFLGCDSGSEIDIGYVRTRPYKVDRGEDIELSMPLSLLFGVNGLRSKVRTKDKYISHPCKRDFYGNPIECESKTSSRKVKQSVTNHKEHQHKPDISFTEKEIASLSFDYQFQVKNPQTRAKMLDEIPPQRYYNNNYSKVQKKNISDLEELELESTFERRPVARSVQRKRFRHYTRYTGANGERTYQKRSLHAGAYTELINSFLRNIDCTGKEEPPITDQWKEHKTTNFENEMPPDEDEEEMSETELLWKEMELALASTYVLDDDEDPNVRWTNARDKFSNLECEHDYKVDEEVGILCSLCGYVFTEIRDILPPFMQNTGWSAADKKFSEDDLEHGAAEESEMEFLCPQGCPDKPLSEEKENVWALIPEIQRKLHDHQKKAFEFLWKNIAGSLTPDLMKQKSSKLGGCVISHSPGAGKTFLMIAFLVSYLKLFPGKRPLILAPKTTLYTWYKEFIKWKIPIPVYLIHGRRTYRVFKSKTVNFPGAPRPTDDVRHILDCLEKIQKWHAQPSVLVMGYTSFLALMREDSKFAHRKFMAKVLRESPGILVLDEGHNPRSTKSRLRKALMKVETDLRILLSGTLFQNNFCEYFNTLCLARPKFVNEVLKVLDPKYKRKKKKLVEKARNLQEARARKYFLDNIAKKIDSSEEKERMQGLKMLRKITTKFIDVYEGGGSADTLPGLQIYTLLMNSTDKQHEILVRLHQIMSTYHGYPLELELMITLGSIHPWLIKTAVCANKFFSEEELEDLEKYKFDLKKGSKVKFVLNLVYRVVKKEKILLFCHNIAPVKLFLELFERVFGWQRGKEVLVLTGDLELFERGRVMDKFEEPAGESKVLLASITACAEGISLTAASRVIMLDSEWNPSKTKQAIARAFRPGQQKVVYVYQLLATGTLEEDKYRRTTWKEWVSSMIFSEALVEDPSKWQAEKLEDDILREMVEEDRTKSFHMIMKNEKASTVIRGKED, encoded by the exons ATGGTGTCAAAAAAACATTTATATGGATCGCACCATCCATATAATGATCAAC CATTTGAGGCTCTCTGTTGTGGCTCATGGAAAACTCTGAAGAGTATACGCATTAGCAATGGGACTATGCGTTTGAATTTTATGGATCATGGATGTACTCTTCAGGAGAAGGGACCCTTTACGAACCTTCGAATAAAGTCGAGGCAAGCTACATTATCTGATTGCACTTGCTTTCTAAGACCTGGTGTTGATATATGTGTGCTTTCAACCTTGCATTCCCAACATACACAGAATTTGGATGATGAAGGACAAGATCCT GTTTGGATTGATGCTAGAATAAGCTCCATAGAGAGAAAGCCTCACGAATCTGGATGCTCGTGCAAATTTTACATCAACTTCTATACTAACCAAGGTTCTCTGGGTTCGATGACAGAAACACTTAATAAAGAGATTAATTTAGTagaaattgataaaatatttaTCCTTCAAAAGCTTGGTCAAAACTTTTGTGAGGATCAGTACTACAGATGGGATTTCTCAGAGGATTGCTCTACTCGGCAGAAGACCAAAATGCTTTTAGGGAAAATCTTATTTGATCTTTCATGGTTACTTGTTACCTCTTCTGTAAAGAATCTATCATTTGATGTAAGATCAGTGCAAAACAAAATTGTATATCAAATTTTGGGAGCTGTTGAGGAGAGTAGTTCTTCAAGTTCTCATAGTACTCTACATGCTGCAAACTTTAAAGTAGATAATGGTATTTCAGTCCCAATTGTTGTTCAATTTGCTGAACATGATTCTATCAGAGAAGAGCCTACTCCAATACTTGACAAAGTTGAAGCTGAACCATCACCATTTTCTGATTCTATGGGCTTACGCCGTTCCAAACGTCGCAATGTTCAACCTGAGCGTTTCCTTGGCTGTGACAGTGGGTCAGAGATAGATATTGGCTATGTTCGGACAAGGCCATACAAGGTAGATAGAGGGGAAGATATTGAATTGTCAATGCCATTGTCGCTCCTTTTCGGTGTAAATGGACTTCGTTCAAAAGTACgtacaaaagataaatatataagTCATCCTTGTAAACGAGATTTCTATGGTAATCCAATTGAATGTGAAAGTAAGACCTCTTCAAGGAAGGTAAAACAAAGTGTGACTAATCATAAAGAACATCAACACAAACCAGATATTTCTTTCACCGAAAAAGAAATTGCTTCACTGTCCTTTGACTATCAATTCCAAGTCAAGAATCCTCAAACCCGTGCAAAGATGCTTGATGAGATTCCTCCCCAGCGTTACTACAATAACAATTACTCCAAAGTACAGAAAAAGAATATTTCTGATCTAGAAGAGTTGGAGCTTGAAAGTACATTTGAAAGAAGACCAGTTGCTAGAAGCGTTCAGCGAAAAAGATTTCGGCATTATACGCGATACACTGGTGCCAATGGAGAAAGAACCTATCAAAAGAGATCTCTCCATGCTGGAGCATATACAGAACTAATAAACTCATTCTTGAGAAACATTGACTGTACAGGCAAGGAAGAGCCACCGATCACTGACCAATGGAAAGAACATAAAACAACCAACTTTGAGAATGAAATGCCGCCAGATGAGGATGAGGAAGAAATGTCAGAGACTGAACTGTTGTGGAAAGAAATGGAACTAGCCTTGGCATCGACTTATGTTCTTGATGATGATGAG GATCCAAATGTCCGCTGGACAAATGCAAGGGACAAGTTTTCAAACTTAGAATGTGAACACGATTACAAAGTGGATGAAGAAGTTGGTATTTTGTGCAGTTTATGCGGTTATGTTTTCACAGAGATTAGAGATATTTTGCCACCCTTT ATGCAAAACACTGGTTGGAGTGCAGCTGATAAGAAGTTCAGTGAAGATGATTTAGAGCATGGTGCAGCTGAAGAATCTGAGATGGAATTTCTATGTCCTCAGGGTTGTCCTGACAAACCTCTATCGGAAGAAAAGGAGAATGTGTGGGCCTTAATTCCTGAAATTCAAAGGAAGTTACACGATCATCAGAAAAAGGCTTTTGAGTTTCTATGGAAAAATATTGCAGGATCTTTAACGCCGGATTTGATGAAACAAAAATCCAGTAAGTTGGGTGGTTGTGTCATCTCTCATTCTCCTGGCGCTGGGAAAACTTTTCTTATGATAGCATTCCTTGTTAGCTACCTAAAGTTATTCCCGGGTAAAAGGCCTTTGATCCTTGCTCCAAAGACAACACTCTATACCTGGTACAAAGAATTTATTAAGTGGAAAATTCCTATACCGGTTTATCTAATCCATGGTCGGAGAACCTATAGAGTGTTCAAGTCAAAAACTGTGAACTTTCCTGGCGCTCCAAGGCCAACTGATGATGTCAGACATATTTTGGATTGCTTAGAAAAGATCCAGAAGTGGCATGCACAACCAAGTGTTCTTGTAATGGGTTATACTTCATTTCTTGCATTGATGCGTGAAGACTCTAAATTTGCACATAGGAAATTTATGGCTAAAGTTTTGAGAGAAAGCCCAGGAATCTTGGTTCTAGATGAAGGACATAACCCCAGAAGTACCAAATCAAGGTTGAGGAAGGCCTTAATGAAAGTTGAAACGGACCTAAGAATATTGCTTTCAGGTACATTGTTCCAGAACAACTTCTGCGAATATTTCAACACTTTATGTTTGGCAAGACCAAAGTTTGTCAATGAAGTGTTGAAGGTATTAGACCCAAAATacaaaaggaaaaagaagaaaCTAGTGGAAAAGGCACGGAATTTGCAGGAAGCACGAGCAAGGAAGTACTTCTTGGATAATATTGCAAAGAAAAtcgattcaagtgaagaaaaaGAGAGGATGCAGGGGCTTAAAATGTTGAGAAAAATTACCACTAAATTCATAGATGTGTATGAAGGTGGAGGATCTGCTGACACACTTCCTGGCCTACAAATCTACACCTTGCTGATGAACTCAACTGATAAGCAGCATGAGATTTTGGTGAGACTGCATCAGATTATGTCAACATACCATGGCTACCCCCTAGAACTGGAGCTTATGATTACTCTTGGATCTATACATCCTTGGTTAATCAAAACTGCAGTCTGTGCTAATAAATTTTTCAGTGAGGAAGAACTGGAGGATCTTGAGAAGTACAAGTTTGACTTAAAGAAAGGATCAAAAGTGAAATTTGTTCTGAACCTTGTTTATCGTGTTGTGAAGAAGGAGAAAATTCTGCTCTTCTGTCACAACATTGCACCAGTGAAACTGTTTTTAGAGTTGTTTGAACGAGTATTTGGTTGGCAAAGGGGCAAGGAAGTCTTAGTCTTAACTGGAGACCTTGAATTGTTCGAGCGGGGAAGAGTGATGGATAAATTTGAGGAGCCAGCAGGGGAGTCAAAGGTCCTGCTTGCTTCGATTACAGCCTGTGCTGAAGGAATCAGTTTGACAGCAGCTTCTCGGGTTATCATGCTTGACTCAGAGTGGAATCCATCCAAGACAAAGCAGGCTATAGCAAGAGCTTTTCGGCCTGGACAGCAAAAGGTGGTCTATGTGTACCAACTCCTGGCCACAGGTACATTGGAAGAAGACAAGTACAGAAGAACAACATGGAAAGAATGGGTTTCGAGTATGATTTTCAGTGAGGCTCTTGTGGAGGACCCTTCAAAGTGGCAAGCTGAAAAGCTTGAAGACGACATACTGAGAGAGATGGTGGAGGAAGACAGGACGAAATCGTTCCACATGATAATGAAAAACGAGAAGGCTTCCACCGTTATCAGAGGTAAAGAAGACTAA